One region of Motilibacter aurantiacus genomic DNA includes:
- a CDS encoding ABC transporter ATP-binding protein, whose protein sequence is MLEILGLQKRYGDKKALDGLSFTVRPGEVFGFVGQNGAGKTTTMRIVLGVLAADSGEVRWQGRPMDAAARRRTGYMPEERGLYPKMRVRDQLVYLARLHGLPAGRAEASADTLLEQLG, encoded by the coding sequence ATGCTGGAGATCCTCGGGTTGCAGAAGAGATACGGCGACAAGAAGGCGCTGGACGGGCTGTCGTTCACGGTCCGGCCAGGAGAGGTGTTCGGCTTCGTCGGGCAGAACGGCGCGGGCAAGACCACCACGATGCGGATCGTGCTGGGCGTCCTCGCCGCGGACTCCGGCGAGGTCCGCTGGCAGGGACGGCCCATGGACGCGGCCGCCCGCCGCCGCACCGGCTACATGCCGGAGGAGCGGGGGCTCTACCCCAAGATGCGGGTCCGTGACCAGCTGGTCTACCTGGCCCGGCTGCACGGCCTTCCCGCCGGGCGCGCCGAGGCCTCGGCCGACACGCTGCTCGAGCAGCTGGGCAT